The following proteins are encoded in a genomic region of Triticum dicoccoides isolate Atlit2015 ecotype Zavitan chromosome 1B, WEW_v2.0, whole genome shotgun sequence:
- the LOC119341435 gene encoding probable ADP-ribosylation factor GTPase-activating protein AGD11, which translates to MDEDNNLMHFLDDTHSSHYRKTRDGYSSQNDGDDHSDTSDADPSNARDRLETLLNQPANKFCADCGTPDPKWAALPFGAFICIKCSGTHRSLGVHISKVISVNLDEWTDEEVNCLANSGGNATVNTKYEAFLSENYKKPRQDFATEDRAIFIRKKYELQQFVTNPQFACPLHKHGAEKRHNQQHSGSKHGTFRNSWRKKESENKGVKKMMDVGMVEFVGLIKVDIIRGTDLAVRDVMSSDPYVMIILGHQSMKTKVIKNTLNPIWNERLMLSIPDPVPPLKVLVFDKDTFTSDDRMGEAEVDIQPLISAAREYQSSIITESTQICTFLASENSILAKDSIISIVDGKVEQEIALRLQNVEHGELEIKLECVPLSQ; encoded by the exons ATGGACGAGGACAACAATCTCATGCATTTTCTTGACGATACACACAGTTCGCATTACAGGAA GACACGCGATGGATATTCATCCCAAAATGACGGCGATGATCACTCCGATACATCag ACGCAGATCCATCCAATGCAAGGGACAGATTGGAAACTCTACTTAACCAACCTGCCAACAAGTTCTGTGCAGATTGTGGCACCCCAGATCCAAAATGGGC GGCTTTGCCTTTCGGTGCGTTCATTTGCATCAAGTGCTCTGGAACTCACAGAAGTCTTGGAGTACACATATCAAAG GTGATTTCGGTGAATCTAGACGAATGGACAGATGAGGAAGTCAATTGTTTAGCTAATTCAGGTGGAAATGCTACTGTGAACACCAAATATGAAGCGTTTTTATCCGAAAACTACAAAAAGCCAAGACAAGATTTTGCAACAGAGGACCGTGCTATTTTCATTAG GAAAAAatacgagcttcaacagtttgtgACTAATCCACAATTTGCATGCCCTTTACACAAACATGGAGCAGAAAAACGTCATAACCAGCAACATAGTGGCAGCAAACATGGTACTTTCAGAAATAGCTGGAGGAAAAAGGAATCCGAAAACAAAGGAGTAAAAAAAATG ATGGATGTGGGCATGGTAGAGTTCGTTGGATTAATTAAGGTCGACATCATAAGGGGCACAGATTTAGCTGTTCGTGATGTGATGTCAAGTGATCCATATGTTATGATTATACTAGGACACCAA TCTATGAAAACAAAGGTGATAAAGAACACACTGAACCCTATATGGAATGAAAGATTGATGCTATCAATCCCTGACCCAGTGCCGCCTCTTAAAGTG CTAGTGTTCGACAAGGACACATTCACCTCCGACGACCGAATGGGAGAGGCTGAAGTTGATATCCAGCCATTGATCTCTGCAGCAAGAGAGTACCAGAGCTccatcatcacagaatcgacacagATATGCACATTCTTGGCAAGCGAGAACAGCATTCTAGCCAAGGACAGTATTATCTCGATCGTCGATGGTAAGGTGGAGCAGGAGATTGCATTGAGGCTTCAGAACGTCGAGCACGGGGAACTTGAGATCAAGCTTGAGTGCGTGCCCCTCAGTCAGTAG